In the genome of Halictus rubicundus isolate RS-2024b chromosome 9, iyHalRubi1_principal, whole genome shotgun sequence, one region contains:
- the LOC143357184 gene encoding serine/threonine-protein phosphatase 4 regulatory subunit 1 isoform X3 yields the protein MHSGYGLIHRRSWFNSSAPACKLLCSETLFSTSMRQKIGQILLTVFRTAVDSESKFDVDGIMQSVRGIVEDNDIRERSSLVKEVPQMVSICQEAPHLFGDVFHDHLLDFVIKYLQDSGIQVRLTAQEAVVVLIKKGFLDTNTIEAKICPVIDALCRSTEFLNWGITLMIEIAPLIGKKAAEKLFLGRYIALCKDEEFCIRRITILRFPDMCAVVSRKALFRDLFPIYVDLSCDKLWGIRKVCVDVMMSVSCCVNRKHRRLLLADLLASHLNDESKWVRMTAFQILGPFISTFAEQFTDIAYNGQGELEFTRQQDSGYRIKYTYEDIFPTTCRVRSHTVDTKDPSSKENFNSSVIIEKPICEEEEEDDSSEDDAFTMKACKSKIQKYHEMKMDSADKYNSFLYYYTAPDLPPDDDLVEAAKRSTAQNNSNRKSGNGNSNKASMLNELFNEDKYGAGDFDVMNFHDQDAVPQHLIDSFLSMAGPDQCFDTGGDFPHHCAFSFPAVALALGKKKWPRLKEAYQLLAIAKEWKVRRTVASGIHEIAAILGPELTSEELLPIHYGFIKDLDEVRIGILKNLTTFLNLLKPQDRYQYLPILKEFIKTDNIWNWRFREELATQLVEAVTIFTPFDVQTYIVPLSFELINDKVAAVRHVGFSLVAQIVAYLALFDEEIFEELRFSLNLYADIWVRRQTFAMLCGHLISSNAISGTKFCVELLPVLLKLSTDKVPNVRLAAARSLKNIPAPDWLDDCYEAEEVEERLRAMRTDPDRDVRIVVGGEENPATNALSDSKTEPSRNILF from the exons ATATACGGGAACGGTCCAGCCTGGTGAAAGAAGTGCCACAGATGGTGTCGATCTGCCAGGAGGCGCCCCATCTGTTCGGGGACGTTTTTCACGATCATCTGCTGGACTTCGTGATAAAGTACCTGCAGGACTCGGGCATTCAG GTCCGACTCACGGCCCAGGAAGCGGTGGTGGTGCTAATAAAGAAAGGATTTCTGGACACCAACACGATCGAGGCCAAAATCTGCCCCGTTATAGACGCCCTCTGTAGGTCCACCGAATTCCTTAACTGGGGCATTACC CTCATGATCGAGATTGCGCCGCTCATTGGCAAAAAGGCGGCGGAAAAGCTTTTTTTGGGCAGATACATCGCCCTTTGCAAGGACGAAGAATTTTGCATTAGGAGGATCACCATCCTCCGATTCCCGGATATGTGCGCCGTTGTCAGCAGGAAAGCGCTGTTCAGAGACCTG TTCCCTATCTACGTTGACCTAAGCTGTGACAAATTATGGGGTATCCGGAAAGTGTGTGTGGACGTGATGATGTCAGTTTCTTGCTGCGTGAATCGTAAGCACCGTCGATTATTGTTGGCGGACCTCCTGGCCTCGCACCTGAACGACGAATCGAAGTGGGTGCGAATGACTGCCTTTCAAATTTTGGGACCATTTATATCCACATTCGCGGAACAGTTCACCGACATCGCCTACAATGGCCAGGGCGAATTAGAGTTCACCAGGCAGCAAGATAGCGGTTACAG AATAAAGTACACTTATGAGGATATCTTCCCCACGACGTGCCGAGTACGGAGTCACACGGTCGACACGAAGGACCCTAGTTCTAAGGAAAACTTCAATTCATCTGTGATAATAGAGAAACCAATTTgcgaagaggaggaggaagacgACTCATCGGAAGATGACGCCTTCACGATGAAAGCGTGCAAATCGAAA ATACAGAAATACCACGAAATGAAGATggacagtgcggacaaatacaATTCGTTTTTGTACTATTATACAGCGCCGGATTTGCCTCCCGATGACGACTTAGTCGAAGCTGCAAAGAGATCCACGGCGCAGAACAATAGCAATCGGAAGTCGGGTAATGGGAATTCGAATAAAGCGTCCATGTTGAACGAGTTGTTTAACGAGGACAAGTACGGAGCGGGAGACTTCGACGTGATGAACTTCCACGATCAGGACGCCGTTCCTCAGCATCTGATCGATTCGTTTCTGTCGATGGCTGGGCCAGATCAGTGTTTCGACACGGGTGGGGATTTCCCGCATCATTGTGCATTTAGCTTCCCAGCAGTCGCCCTCGCGTTAGGCAAGAAAAAATGGCCTCGTCTAAAGGAAGCCTACCAATTGCTGGCCATCGCCAAAGAATGGAAAGTGAGGCGCACTGTCGCTTCCGGTATCCATGAAATCGCTGCCATTTTGGGCCCGGAGCTCACCTCGGAAGAGCTCTTGCCCATTCACTACGGCTTCATCAAAGACCTAGACGAGGTCAGAATAGGCATCCTGAAAAACCTAACCACCTTCTTGAATTTACTTAAGCCGCAGGATCGTTACCAATATTTACCGATCCTAAAGGAATTTATTAAGACTGACAACATATGGAACTGGAGATTCCGGGAAGAGTTGGCCACGCAGTTGGTCGAAGCTGTCACTATATTTACACCGTTTGACGTGCAAACCTACATTGTACCATTGTCGTTCGAGCTTATCAACGACAAAGTCGCTGCTGTGAGGCATGTTGGATTCTCTTTG GTCGCGCAGATCGTAGCATATCTAGCGTTATTCGACGAAGAAATATTCGAAGAGCTGAGATTTTCCTTGAATTTGTATGCCGACATTTGGGTCAGGCGTCAAACATTCGCGATGCTATGCGGTCACCTAATATCTAGCAACGCAATCAGTGGAACCAAGTTCTGCGTAGAATTGTTACCAGTTTTGTTAAAACTATCCACGGATAAAGTACCGAACGTGAGATTGGCAGCGGCTAGATCGCTTAAAAACATTCCCGCAC CGGATTGGCTGGACGACTGTTACGAAGCAGAAGAAGTCGAGGAAAGACTCCGAGCGATGCGAACAGATCCGGACAGAGATGTTCGAATAGTGGTCGGTGGCGAAGAGAATCCCGCGACAAACGCATTGTCGGACAGTAAAACGGAACCATCTAGGAACATACTGTTTTAA
- the LOC143357184 gene encoding serine/threonine-protein phosphatase 4 regulatory subunit 1 isoform X4, producing the protein MSRCARVILRDEGGIYRDFRRQSCTSQKIGQILLTVFRTAVDSESKFDVDGIMQSVRGIVEDNDIRERSSLVKEVPQMVSICQEAPHLFGDVFHDHLLDFVIKYLQDSGIQVRLTAQEAVVVLIKKGFLDTNTIEAKICPVIDALCRSTEFLNWGITLMIEIAPLIGKKAAEKLFLGRYIALCKDEEFCIRRITILRFPDMCAVVSRKALFRDLFPIYVDLSCDKLWGIRKVCVDVMMSVSCCVNRKHRRLLLADLLASHLNDESKWVRMTAFQILGPFISTFAEQFTDIAYNGQGELEFTRQQDSGYRIKYTYEDIFPTTCRVRSHTVDTKDPSSKENFNSSVIIEKPICEEEEEDDSSEDDAFTMKACKSKIQKYHEMKMDSADKYNSFLYYYTAPDLPPDDDLVEAAKRSTAQNNSNRKSGNGNSNKASMLNELFNEDKYGAGDFDVMNFHDQDAVPQHLIDSFLSMAGPDQCFDTGGDFPHHCAFSFPAVALALGKKKWPRLKEAYQLLAIAKEWKVRRTVASGIHEIAAILGPELTSEELLPIHYGFIKDLDEVRIGILKNLTTFLNLLKPQDRYQYLPILKEFIKTDNIWNWRFREELATQLVEAVTIFTPFDVQTYIVPLSFELINDKVAAVRHVGFSLVAQIVAYLALFDEEIFEELRFSLNLYADIWVRRQTFAMLCGHLISSNAISGTKFCVELLPVLLKLSTDKVPNVRLAAARSLKNIPAPDWLDDCYEAEEVEERLRAMRTDPDRDVRIVVGGEENPATNALSDSKTEPSRNILF; encoded by the exons ATATACGGGAACGGTCCAGCCTGGTGAAAGAAGTGCCACAGATGGTGTCGATCTGCCAGGAGGCGCCCCATCTGTTCGGGGACGTTTTTCACGATCATCTGCTGGACTTCGTGATAAAGTACCTGCAGGACTCGGGCATTCAG GTCCGACTCACGGCCCAGGAAGCGGTGGTGGTGCTAATAAAGAAAGGATTTCTGGACACCAACACGATCGAGGCCAAAATCTGCCCCGTTATAGACGCCCTCTGTAGGTCCACCGAATTCCTTAACTGGGGCATTACC CTCATGATCGAGATTGCGCCGCTCATTGGCAAAAAGGCGGCGGAAAAGCTTTTTTTGGGCAGATACATCGCCCTTTGCAAGGACGAAGAATTTTGCATTAGGAGGATCACCATCCTCCGATTCCCGGATATGTGCGCCGTTGTCAGCAGGAAAGCGCTGTTCAGAGACCTG TTCCCTATCTACGTTGACCTAAGCTGTGACAAATTATGGGGTATCCGGAAAGTGTGTGTGGACGTGATGATGTCAGTTTCTTGCTGCGTGAATCGTAAGCACCGTCGATTATTGTTGGCGGACCTCCTGGCCTCGCACCTGAACGACGAATCGAAGTGGGTGCGAATGACTGCCTTTCAAATTTTGGGACCATTTATATCCACATTCGCGGAACAGTTCACCGACATCGCCTACAATGGCCAGGGCGAATTAGAGTTCACCAGGCAGCAAGATAGCGGTTACAG AATAAAGTACACTTATGAGGATATCTTCCCCACGACGTGCCGAGTACGGAGTCACACGGTCGACACGAAGGACCCTAGTTCTAAGGAAAACTTCAATTCATCTGTGATAATAGAGAAACCAATTTgcgaagaggaggaggaagacgACTCATCGGAAGATGACGCCTTCACGATGAAAGCGTGCAAATCGAAA ATACAGAAATACCACGAAATGAAGATggacagtgcggacaaatacaATTCGTTTTTGTACTATTATACAGCGCCGGATTTGCCTCCCGATGACGACTTAGTCGAAGCTGCAAAGAGATCCACGGCGCAGAACAATAGCAATCGGAAGTCGGGTAATGGGAATTCGAATAAAGCGTCCATGTTGAACGAGTTGTTTAACGAGGACAAGTACGGAGCGGGAGACTTCGACGTGATGAACTTCCACGATCAGGACGCCGTTCCTCAGCATCTGATCGATTCGTTTCTGTCGATGGCTGGGCCAGATCAGTGTTTCGACACGGGTGGGGATTTCCCGCATCATTGTGCATTTAGCTTCCCAGCAGTCGCCCTCGCGTTAGGCAAGAAAAAATGGCCTCGTCTAAAGGAAGCCTACCAATTGCTGGCCATCGCCAAAGAATGGAAAGTGAGGCGCACTGTCGCTTCCGGTATCCATGAAATCGCTGCCATTTTGGGCCCGGAGCTCACCTCGGAAGAGCTCTTGCCCATTCACTACGGCTTCATCAAAGACCTAGACGAGGTCAGAATAGGCATCCTGAAAAACCTAACCACCTTCTTGAATTTACTTAAGCCGCAGGATCGTTACCAATATTTACCGATCCTAAAGGAATTTATTAAGACTGACAACATATGGAACTGGAGATTCCGGGAAGAGTTGGCCACGCAGTTGGTCGAAGCTGTCACTATATTTACACCGTTTGACGTGCAAACCTACATTGTACCATTGTCGTTCGAGCTTATCAACGACAAAGTCGCTGCTGTGAGGCATGTTGGATTCTCTTTG GTCGCGCAGATCGTAGCATATCTAGCGTTATTCGACGAAGAAATATTCGAAGAGCTGAGATTTTCCTTGAATTTGTATGCCGACATTTGGGTCAGGCGTCAAACATTCGCGATGCTATGCGGTCACCTAATATCTAGCAACGCAATCAGTGGAACCAAGTTCTGCGTAGAATTGTTACCAGTTTTGTTAAAACTATCCACGGATAAAGTACCGAACGTGAGATTGGCAGCGGCTAGATCGCTTAAAAACATTCCCGCAC CGGATTGGCTGGACGACTGTTACGAAGCAGAAGAAGTCGAGGAAAGACTCCGAGCGATGCGAACAGATCCGGACAGAGATGTTCGAATAGTGGTCGGTGGCGAAGAGAATCCCGCGACAAACGCATTGTCGGACAGTAAAACGGAACCATCTAGGAACATACTGTTTTAA
- the LOC143357184 gene encoding serine/threonine-protein phosphatase 4 regulatory subunit 1 isoform X5 codes for MQSVRGIVEDNDIRERSSLVKEVPQMVSICQEAPHLFGDVFHDHLLDFVIKYLQDSGIQVRLTAQEAVVVLIKKGFLDTNTIEAKICPVIDALCRSTEFLNWGITLMIEIAPLIGKKAAEKLFLGRYIALCKDEEFCIRRITILRFPDMCAVVSRKALFRDLFPIYVDLSCDKLWGIRKVCVDVMMSVSCCVNRKHRRLLLADLLASHLNDESKWVRMTAFQILGPFISTFAEQFTDIAYNGQGELEFTRQQDSGYRIKYTYEDIFPTTCRVRSHTVDTKDPSSKENFNSSVIIEKPICEEEEEDDSSEDDAFTMKACKSKIQKYHEMKMDSADKYNSFLYYYTAPDLPPDDDLVEAAKRSTAQNNSNRKSGNGNSNKASMLNELFNEDKYGAGDFDVMNFHDQDAVPQHLIDSFLSMAGPDQCFDTGGDFPHHCAFSFPAVALALGKKKWPRLKEAYQLLAIAKEWKVRRTVASGIHEIAAILGPELTSEELLPIHYGFIKDLDEVRIGILKNLTTFLNLLKPQDRYQYLPILKEFIKTDNIWNWRFREELATQLVEAVTIFTPFDVQTYIVPLSFELINDKVAAVRHVGFSLVAQIVAYLALFDEEIFEELRFSLNLYADIWVRRQTFAMLCGHLISSNAISGTKFCVELLPVLLKLSTDKVPNVRLAAARSLKNIPAPDWLDDCYEAEEVEERLRAMRTDPDRDVRIVVGGEENPATNALSDSKTEPSRNILF; via the exons ATATACGGGAACGGTCCAGCCTGGTGAAAGAAGTGCCACAGATGGTGTCGATCTGCCAGGAGGCGCCCCATCTGTTCGGGGACGTTTTTCACGATCATCTGCTGGACTTCGTGATAAAGTACCTGCAGGACTCGGGCATTCAG GTCCGACTCACGGCCCAGGAAGCGGTGGTGGTGCTAATAAAGAAAGGATTTCTGGACACCAACACGATCGAGGCCAAAATCTGCCCCGTTATAGACGCCCTCTGTAGGTCCACCGAATTCCTTAACTGGGGCATTACC CTCATGATCGAGATTGCGCCGCTCATTGGCAAAAAGGCGGCGGAAAAGCTTTTTTTGGGCAGATACATCGCCCTTTGCAAGGACGAAGAATTTTGCATTAGGAGGATCACCATCCTCCGATTCCCGGATATGTGCGCCGTTGTCAGCAGGAAAGCGCTGTTCAGAGACCTG TTCCCTATCTACGTTGACCTAAGCTGTGACAAATTATGGGGTATCCGGAAAGTGTGTGTGGACGTGATGATGTCAGTTTCTTGCTGCGTGAATCGTAAGCACCGTCGATTATTGTTGGCGGACCTCCTGGCCTCGCACCTGAACGACGAATCGAAGTGGGTGCGAATGACTGCCTTTCAAATTTTGGGACCATTTATATCCACATTCGCGGAACAGTTCACCGACATCGCCTACAATGGCCAGGGCGAATTAGAGTTCACCAGGCAGCAAGATAGCGGTTACAG AATAAAGTACACTTATGAGGATATCTTCCCCACGACGTGCCGAGTACGGAGTCACACGGTCGACACGAAGGACCCTAGTTCTAAGGAAAACTTCAATTCATCTGTGATAATAGAGAAACCAATTTgcgaagaggaggaggaagacgACTCATCGGAAGATGACGCCTTCACGATGAAAGCGTGCAAATCGAAA ATACAGAAATACCACGAAATGAAGATggacagtgcggacaaatacaATTCGTTTTTGTACTATTATACAGCGCCGGATTTGCCTCCCGATGACGACTTAGTCGAAGCTGCAAAGAGATCCACGGCGCAGAACAATAGCAATCGGAAGTCGGGTAATGGGAATTCGAATAAAGCGTCCATGTTGAACGAGTTGTTTAACGAGGACAAGTACGGAGCGGGAGACTTCGACGTGATGAACTTCCACGATCAGGACGCCGTTCCTCAGCATCTGATCGATTCGTTTCTGTCGATGGCTGGGCCAGATCAGTGTTTCGACACGGGTGGGGATTTCCCGCATCATTGTGCATTTAGCTTCCCAGCAGTCGCCCTCGCGTTAGGCAAGAAAAAATGGCCTCGTCTAAAGGAAGCCTACCAATTGCTGGCCATCGCCAAAGAATGGAAAGTGAGGCGCACTGTCGCTTCCGGTATCCATGAAATCGCTGCCATTTTGGGCCCGGAGCTCACCTCGGAAGAGCTCTTGCCCATTCACTACGGCTTCATCAAAGACCTAGACGAGGTCAGAATAGGCATCCTGAAAAACCTAACCACCTTCTTGAATTTACTTAAGCCGCAGGATCGTTACCAATATTTACCGATCCTAAAGGAATTTATTAAGACTGACAACATATGGAACTGGAGATTCCGGGAAGAGTTGGCCACGCAGTTGGTCGAAGCTGTCACTATATTTACACCGTTTGACGTGCAAACCTACATTGTACCATTGTCGTTCGAGCTTATCAACGACAAAGTCGCTGCTGTGAGGCATGTTGGATTCTCTTTG GTCGCGCAGATCGTAGCATATCTAGCGTTATTCGACGAAGAAATATTCGAAGAGCTGAGATTTTCCTTGAATTTGTATGCCGACATTTGGGTCAGGCGTCAAACATTCGCGATGCTATGCGGTCACCTAATATCTAGCAACGCAATCAGTGGAACCAAGTTCTGCGTAGAATTGTTACCAGTTTTGTTAAAACTATCCACGGATAAAGTACCGAACGTGAGATTGGCAGCGGCTAGATCGCTTAAAAACATTCCCGCAC CGGATTGGCTGGACGACTGTTACGAAGCAGAAGAAGTCGAGGAAAGACTCCGAGCGATGCGAACAGATCCGGACAGAGATGTTCGAATAGTGGTCGGTGGCGAAGAGAATCCCGCGACAAACGCATTGTCGGACAGTAAAACGGAACCATCTAGGAACATACTGTTTTAA
- the LOC143357185 gene encoding uncharacterized protein LOC143357185 — protein sequence MLKVSIYASVWVLTILLSFVSVSITTKNNIVSSINDSWHHHRDHRCHRDTGQLENANYHILSFKCILQDFEHSLNDTSLLRSSLTTPSFEIDKNGNPDYSRNELIQSPYNTAKLFVTSNDTLPRFLRAHRHSDYLWKRRTLCSLSDKGRYPYLRTLSDYNDPIFLNDIEDPDSLKTLVRVKRAEPNPNSPSAYQQNYFKDLADSFPQSSYDYIGENDDSDVSIDAKREINSQEYYANDRPVESNSREAEKNLNTELSSRDSDESDGNRLSGDKKSLSIEELADDKDNNAGPVVPTEDRASSKEYIEAVNRHNSGADLKDPTELVRRKRNNRERAQRKRSLEKRDSAKTKEESFSSDETEKLIAEKKQSASSDKLEESAAECRKPSSLAIADLKADLLRFKRKAKNERREKSFKSKKKKKHASKKHNDPKGNPRRSRKNVRSKNTQRPRSVRKGKNSEARAADGKSHVGFAKLVSKTNNQNNFRRRSVSPIKPFDIVSGNDRTSLRDDTLRNVVDNHINDDNSALSLAEHEGSVRTSKGSESLNALMQRVEQEIQNPDTITDETKVRSKRDKSAESRHGFLSDEDELQYYENIREFEPNTDCALQDDSSGNNEAEISRAVRSIEEVKDLAKKLVTKVDELENYLNIDEVKRDNKAEKRIEIRAIDDLCSNVTATCADFKEPSEIVPRCVPTSTAKVVIDSKIGTKDAHNRVKEKNENSAVKKRSSHENNAKLLSRTKNNRRQIDKSQRKWGRWTDWSGCSVTCGKGRQIRWRYCLHDCNTAETEMEEKACQLPACPPGKFLGIF from the exons ATGCTGAAAGTTTCGATTTACGCGAGTGTTTGGGTGCTCACAATCCTTCTGTCATTCGTTTCCGTTAGCATAACCACGAAGAACAACATTGTAAGCAGTATTAACGATTCCTGGCATCACCATCGCGATCATCGTTGCCACCGAGATACTGGGCAGCTGGAAAATGCTAACTACCATATCCTAAGTTTCAAATGTATTCTACAAGACTTCGAACACTCTCTTAACGATACAAGCCTACTTCGTTCATCATTGACAACTCCATCATTCGAAATTGACAAGAATGGCAATCCAGATTATTCGAGAAATGAATTAATTCAAAGTCCTTATAATACggcaaaattatttgttacttcGAACGACACACTGCCACGATTTCTGAGAGCGCATCGTCACTCCGACTATTTATGGAAACGACGTACTCTCTGCTCGCTTTCGGACAAAGGACGTTATCCTTATCTGAGAACCTTATCAGACTACAACGATCCAATTTTTCTAAACGACATCGAAGACCCAGATTCGTTGAAGACGCTGGTGCGAGTGAAAAGAGCAGAACCGAACCCGAATTCCCCTTCCGCGTACcaacaaaattatttcaaagaccTGGCCGATTCGTTCCCTCAAAGCTCGTACGACTATATCGGTGAGAACGACGACAGTGACGTGTCGATCGACGCGAAACGAGAAATCAATTCGCAGGAATATTATGCCAACGATCGTCCCGTAGAATCAAATAGTCGGGAAGCTGAGAAGAATCTGAACACGGAACTCTCGTCGCGTGACAGCGACGAATCGGACGGAAATCGACTTTCCGGTGACAAGAAATCGCTATCGATCGAGGAACTTGCCGACGATAAAGACAATAACGCAGGACCCGTAGTTCCGACAGAAGATCGTGCATCGTCCAAAGAATATATCGAAGCAGTGAATCGACACAATTCGGGTGCCGATCTGAAAGATCCTACAGAATTGGTACGAAGGAAGCGAAACAATCGCGAAAGAGCTCAAAGAAAGCGGAGCTTAGAGAAGCGAGATTCGGCGAAGACCAAGGAGGAGAGTTTCTCGAGTGACGAAACCGAGAAACTGATCGCGGAAAAGAAACAGTCGGCCAGTTCGGACAAATTGGAGGAATCGGCCGCAGAGTGCCGGAAACCGTCGAGTTTAGCTATCGCCGATTTGAAGGCGGACTTGCTGCGCTTCAAGAGGAAGGCGAAGAACGAGCGACGCGAGAAGAGCTTCAaatcgaagaagaaaaagaaacacgCGTCTAAGAAGCACAACGATCCGAAGGGTAATCCCCGACGATCGCGAAAGAACGTTCGATCGAAGAACACGCAGCGACCGAGATCGGTCCGCAAGGGAAAGAACAGCGAAGCGAGAGCCGCCGACGGTAAATCACACGTAGGGTTTGCTAAGCTAGTGTCTAAGACAAATAATCAGAACAATTTTCGCCGTAGATCCGTAAGCCCGATAAAACCGTTCGATATCGTGTCCGGGAATGATCGCACGTCGTTGCGCGACGATACATTGAGAAACGTTGTCGATAATCATATCAACGACGATAATTCCGCGCTCTCCTTGGCCGAGCACGAAGGCAGCGTCCGGACGAGTAAAGGATCAGAAAGCTTGAACGCTTTGATGCAACGCGTCGAGCAAGAAATTCAAAATCCAGACACAATCACGGACGAAACGAAAGTGCGCTCGAAGAGAGACAAAAGCGCCGAGTCGAGACACGGTTTTCTAAGCGACGAAGACGAGCTGCAATACTATGAAAACATCCGAGAATTTGAGCCAAATACAGACTGTGCCCTCCAAGACGATAGTTCAGGAAACAACGAAGCGGAAATTAGTCGAGCGGTGCGGTCGATCGAGGAAGTGAAAGATCTTGCGAAGAAGCTAGTTACTAAA GTAGACGAGCTTGAGAATTACTTAAACATTGACGAGGTAAAGAGAGACAACAAAGCGGAGAAGAGGATCGAAATTCGTGCGATCGACGACTTGTGTTCAAACGTTACCGCCACTTGTGCGGACTTCAAAGAACCGTCCGAGATTGTTCCAAGGTGTGTGCCAACGTCTACAGCAAAAGTCGTGATTGACTCGAAAATAGGGACGAAAGACGCGCATAATCGGGTCAaggagaaaaatgaaaattctgcgGTGAAGAAGCGATCGTCGCACGAGAATAATGCTAAGTTGTTGTCGAGGACGAAAAATAATCGTAGGCAAATTGATAAATCCCAACGGAAGTGGGGCAGGTGGACAGACTGGAGCGGTTGCAGCGTCACCTGCGGAAAAGGACGACAAATCAGGTGGCGATACTGTTTGCACGATTGCAACACCGCGGAGACAGAGATGGAAGAGAAAGCTTGTCAATTACCGGCCTGTCCGCCTGGAAAATTccttggtatattctag